Genomic segment of Pasteurella multocida subsp. multocida OH4807:
CATTGGGCGAATAAGAGATTTCCCTTTAGTCAACACCATTTTCGCTCCTAAATTTGCACCAATGGCTTGTCCCACCATCATCGCCAAACCCACAGACCATAAGATCTGTCCACCGATAAGAAAGAAAATCAATGACGCAATATTTGACGTAAAGTTTAATACTTTAGCATGGGCGGTTGCTTTTGTAAGATTGAAACCGAGCAACATCACAAAAGCTAGACTCAGCAGAGAACCTGTTCCGGGTCCAAAAAAACCATCATAAAAACCGATTCCCAACCCCGCCGTAAAGGCAAATTTTTGATAAGTAATACGTGTTTGACGATCTTCATCGCCTAATTTAGGCGTCAGTAAAAAATAAAAGCCAATCGCTAAAATCAAAAAAGGGAGCACTTTCTTAATCATGGAACTGTCTACCAGTTGAATTAAGATAGTACCGAGAGACGCGCCAGCGAAAGTCATGAATAAGATTAACCAAACTTCTGATAAATTGACCGCTCTTTGACGCAAGAAATACACACTCGCTGAAAATGAGCCACCACAAGCCTGCAGTTTATTGGTACCCAATGCTAAAGCAGGCGGCATACCTGTCATCAATAAGGCAGGAATAGTAATGAGTCCTCCCCCTCCTGCAATGGCGTCAATAAAGCCCGCAACGAACGCCACAACAAATAACAGCGCAATAATCTCGATCCCGATCTCCATTTCGCGTCCCTATTCTAACCATTCACTGCGATTGGGTGCATTTAACACCTGTTGACATAAAGGCGGCGCTTGAGGAATCGTTTTCGGCTCACTTGGCGTTTTTGAAGGTTTAGGAGGCTCAAACCAAGAATACAGTTCTGCACCACAGCCATCTCCTGCTGGAACAGGGGCTTGGTTTTCACAATAATTTGCGCCCTGAGGACAAGCTAAACGGACATGAAAATGTGAATCATGCCCAAACCAAGGACGCACTTTATGTAACCACGCACGATCTTGACCTGCCGTTTGACACAATTTTAGTTTAATCGCTGGATTCACAAAAATCCGCGTCACGTTTGGCTCCTGAGCAGCTAATTTTATCAAAGTAGCGTGGTGTTGATTCCATACCCTTTCATCCACTCGTTGCGCTTTGCGATCGACGACTAACAATCCTTTTCCATCGGAATTTAGCGCATCTTTATCAGACAGCGTCCCCATGCGTAACCAAATATCCGCATCTAATCCCATTTGATGACTGGCATGCCCTGTGAGGAAACGCCCACCACCTGGCATCGCAATATCGCCCACTAACATCGTTGGTAATCCGGCGGCTTTCGCTTTTTTGCCAAGACGTCGTAAATAGTCAATCATATCAGGGTGACCATAATAGCGATTGCGATTTTTACGGATAACCTGGTAGCCTTCCCCTTTATAAGGCAATGCCTGCGCTCCAATAATGCAGCCATTCGAGTACCCCCCTATTGGTTCTGGCTTTCCTGGAATAGGGCGTTTAATTTTTTGCCACTCTTGTGGCGAGGCATAAACTATTGCGCTACTACAAACTGCCAGAAGTGTGCTCAATATTGCCATTATTTTAAACATGTTTTGCATCGTCTCACTGGTGCATTGCACCGATTTTATTTGATATGGTACCCATCAACAGAGTAATGAGCAATTAGCGATTTTGGGCTTTGTCTCTTAATAAATGGTCAAGCAAAACAATTGCCACCATTGCTTCTGCAATAGGGACAGCTCGAATCCCAACGCAAGGATCGTGACGCCCTTTTGTTACCACTTCCACAGGTTCATTTTGCAAATTAACTGAGCGTCCTGGAATTGTAATGCTTGAAGTCGGTTTTAACGCGATGGTTGCAATGATAGGTTGCCCAGAACTGATTCCTCCCAAAATCCCACCAGCATGGTTAGATAAAAAGCCTGTTGGCGTCATTTCATCACGATGCTGCGAGCCACGCTGAGTCA
This window contains:
- a CDS encoding hypothetical protein (COG0730 Predicted permeases); this translates as MEIGIEIIALLFVVAFVAGFIDAIAGGGGLITIPALLMTGMPPALALGTNKLQACGGSFSASVYFLRQRAVNLSEVWLILFMTFAGASLGTILIQLVDSSMIKKVLPFLILAIGFYFLLTPKLGDEDRQTRITYQKFAFTAGLGIGFYDGFFGPGTGSLLSLAFVMLLGFNLTKATAHAKVLNFTSNIASLIFFLIGGQILWSVGLAMMVGQAIGANLGAKMVLTKGKSLIRPMVVLMSFIMTIKMAYDQGWFS
- the mepA gene encoding penicillin-insensitive murein endopeptidase (COG3770 Murein endopeptidase), with translation MFKIMAILSTLLAVCSSAIVYASPQEWQKIKRPIPGKPEPIGGYSNGCIIGAQALPYKGEGYQVIRKNRNRYYGHPDMIDYLRRLGKKAKAAGLPTMLVGDIAMPGGGRFLTGHASHQMGLDADIWLRMGTLSDKDALNSDGKGLLVVDRKAQRVDERVWNQHHATLIKLAAQEPNVTRIFVNPAIKLKLCQTAGQDRAWLHKVRPWFGHDSHFHVRLACPQGANYCENQAPVPAGDGCGAELYSWFEPPKPSKTPSEPKTIPQAPPLCQQVLNAPNRSEWLE